The genomic region AAGCGGCCAGTGCGGCCCCAGGTTTCGTAGGCATGGCCGGTGGGTAGGCGCAGTGCAGTAGCATCCACTACGGCCCGCCAGCACGTGTAGCCTGCGTAGCGCGGCTCGGTGCCGGGCAATAGCTGCCGCCGCACCCTCGACCGAATACCGTCGGCGCCCAGCAAGGCGTGGCCCACAGCCTGACTGCCATCGGCAAAATGGGCGCGCACCTCGCCGGTAGTCAACACCTCGAAGCGCTCGAAGGGGCAAGCAAGCGTGAGGCAATGGCTGGGCAACTGGCGTAGCAAGGCTTGCTGAAGGGCTGCCCGATGAATCCCTAGATTCTCGAAGCCCAGCCGGTGGCTGAACGGCCGTGTGTCGGTGTGGTTGAGCTGCCTACCCTGTTGGTCTACTAAATGCAGCTCCGTGATGGGACTGCCGGCAGCCCGTATTGTTTCGTGCAGGCCCAGATCGTGCAGGGCGCGCATGGCGTTCAGCCCCAGTACTACGCCCGCGCCTACCTCGCGCAGCATCGGGGCAGCCTCATATACCTGCACCGTATGTCCTTGCCGCCGCAGGGCTATAGCGGCAGTCAGACCGCCAATGCCTGCCCCGATGATGAGAAAATGCATATGGCAGTATAGCGTTGCTACAATGAACGGGTTATGAACAAGAAACGTGCAAGGGCGGCAAGGTAGGGGAGCCTGATGTGCTAAAAGTACCAAAGCACCAGGCAGGCGCCGAAAGATACTATAGTATCTTTCGGCGCCTGCCTGGTGCTCCGATTTTGCTTCGCAAGACGAACTTGCTCAGTTAAGCAATTCCCTACACTTTCACGTTTTCCATGCCGTATTGTTTCAGCACGTCTTCGGGTACGCCCATCCAGCGATTAGGCGCGTTGCCGGCATAGCCAATATCGGCAATGCCGATTTTGCTGGTGAAGAAGCCCGTAGCCGTGAGGTCGCGCATGCGGTTGAAGAACGTGACGCCGGGTGCCATTTCCGGTTTGGCTTTCATGGGGTAGGCAATGGCCGTCACCATTTCCAGCTGCTGCTGCTGGCTGCACTCCACAAAGGGCTTGCCGTAGCGGTTGGAACACTGCACATCCAGCCAGCGCAGGCCGCCGCGCATGGGCACCTGGTGCGTGGGTATGTCCTTCACAATGAACTCAATGAAGTCAGGTACACCCGCATCAGAAGCACTGCCCGACTTCTCATCCTTCGGAATGATGATGTCGCCCAGCACCGTGATGGTAGCCATTTCGTGCTTGGTGAAGAACGTCTCGGCGTGCAGCTTCTTATTGCGCTCTACCTCGAAGGCTTCCCGGCCAGCATTGTCCTCCTCGGAGGCAGCTTTCTTGGTGGTAGCGGCCTGCTTGTTGTCCGTGTCGCTTTTGCAGGAGTCCAGCAACAACCCGGTGGAAAGGGCCGTGAGGCCAATAGCTTTTAACGAATCCCGTCTTTTCATCGGAATAAAAAATGAAGCGTCTGGTTATACATTCAGTTTTTTGCGCTGGTCCAGGATGTACTCGCTCGTGCGCATCGACAAGGCAAGAATAGTCCAGGTAGCGTTTTTGTCGCCTTGCTGCACAAAAGGAGCCGCGTCTACCACAAACAAGTTGCGGCAGTCGTGGGCCTGGCACCACTTGTTGAGTGCCGATTTCTTGGGGTCGTCGCCCATGCGCACGGTGCCTACCTCGTGAATGATGCGGCCAGGCGCTTCCAGCCCGTAGTTGGTTTCGGGGCCAGGAATTTTGGAAGTGATAACGGCGCCCATACCGTGCATGATTTCCTGGAAGGTTTCCTGCATGTGTTTGGCCTGCTGCACCTCAGCATCGGTCCACTTGTAGTGGAATTTCAGGACCGGAATACCATATTTATCCACTACGTCCTTGTCGATTTCGCAGTAGTTGTCGGCGCGGGCAATGGCGGTGCCGCGGCCGGCCATGCCCACCTGCGTGCCGTAGAAGCGGCGGTAGTCGTCTTTCAGCGAGGCGCCAAAGCCCCCGGCTTCTTTCTTATTACCGTCGCGGTCGGGCACCAGGCCGTTCAGCTTGTGCATGCCCATCCCGAAACCGTAGGAGGGCATGTGCATGCCGCCGCCGTATTCGATGTGGTAGCCACGGGGAAAGTTCAGCTTCTTGTTGTCGAGCCACCATGGGGTATAGATGTGCACGCTACCCACACCGTCTTCGTTGTAGCGCTTGCGGTCCATCAGTTGGGGTAGGAAACCGCCCAGGCTGGCACCCGTGGAGTCGTGGATGTACTTGCCCACCACGCCGCTGCTGTTAGCCAGCCCGTTGGGGTGGCGCGCCGAGACAGAGTTGAGCAGCAAACGAGCCGATTCGCCGGCGCTAGCACCCAAAATCACTGTTTTGCCCAGCACCTGGTACTCCTGCAACGTCTCCTTGTCTACGTACGATACGCCCGTAGCTATGCCGTCGGCATCGGTCAGCACCTCGCGCACCATGGCATTGGTGATGAGCTTCAGGTTGCCGGTTTTCAGGGCTGGAATCACCAAGCACGATGACGCGGAGAAGTCACCGTACACTTTGCAGCTACGGCCGCACTGCCCGCAGAAGAAGCAGGCGCCCCGGTCTTTGTTGTCGGGTAAGGCTTCGGTGAGCACAGAGCCCCGGCCCGTAATGACCTTCACGCCAGCTTTTTCGGCGCCTTTCTTAATAAATAGCTCGTTGAGGCGGGGCTTGGGTGGGGGTAGGAAAATGCCATCGGGTTCGTTTTCCAAGTTTTCTACGGTACCGTAGATGCCAATCATCCGGTCAATCTTGTCGTAGAACGGCTTCACCTCGTCGTAGGTGATAGGCCAGTCGTCGGTGAGGCCGTCGATGTGGTGGCTCTTGAAATCGTTGGGCCCCATGCGCAGCGAGATGCGCCCCCAGTGGTTGGTGCGCCCACCCAGCATCCGCGCCCGAAACCAGTCGAACTGCGTGCCGTCCTTCGTGGTGTATGGTTCGCCTTCCAACTCCCAGCCGCCGTAGGCTGCATCAAAATCTCCAAAAGGGCGCACCGTAGAGGCCCCGCGCCGCGGCGACTCGTATGGGAACTTCAACTGCTGTGCGTCCTTTGCTGGGTCGAAGTAGGCGCCGGCTTCCAGCATCAGTACCTTCAGACCGGCGTGAGCTAGCACGTAGCCCGCCATGCCGCCCCCGGCCCCCGAACCCACAATCACGGCATCGTATACCGTCCCCGATTTTTTAATCTCGAATGTGCTCATGGTTTGATTTACTTGTGCGTGGTGGGCTGCCGACTGCTGAGGCAAGAAGTCGAAGTAACAACTGGCACCGCACCGCGCGCAACTACTTTATATTTGTTTATAATTCAGTGATGGTGATGTTGCGAAAAGACACTTCGTGGCCGTGGTCTTGCAGGGCAATGTGGCCTTTAGGGTAGGCGGCAAAGTCTTTCCAGGTTTTAAACTTGCTATTGTTGATCAGCTCGTTCCACTCCGGGCTACCCATCTGCGTCTCCACGATCTTGGTGCCGTTCAGCCAGAATGTGAGGTGCCCGTCTTGCTTGCGCAGTTTCACCTTGTTCCACTGGCCAGCGGGTTTCGCTACATCCTTGGCTGGGGCTTTCATATCATATAAAGAGCCAGCTAAGTGATTGGCTTTCTTGTTGTCAGAAGCCTTTTCGTTGTCCAATACCTGCATCTCGATGCCGGTTTGGTAGGTAGCATGAAACTTAGGGTCTTCCTGCACACCGAAGATGATCCCGCTGTTGCCCGTCTCCGTAATATTCCAATCCAGGGCCAGCTCAAAGTTTTCGTATTCTTTGTCCGTCACCAAGTCGCCACGGCCTTCCGCTTTTGGGTCTAGTTGCAGAGTGCCGTTCACTGCTTTCCAAGCGGGCGTGGTCGTGGGCTTCAGGTACAGGTGCCAGCCGTTGGTGGTTTTGCCGTCAAACAAAACCTGGGGCTTTTTCCCTGCCGGCTGCTTGTGAGCCGACGCGAGCGGACTACAAGCTATCAGGGTTGCAATACTGACAACGAGAAATTTCATAGGGTGTGGGTTATGAACAGGGTAGGCAAGAAGGCAGGGACTGGTAGTAGGAGCAGGCAAACGAGCAAAAGGAAGCAAATAGTTAGCAGCAACACACCGCCGCTAGCTGCCAATTGACTCAACATACAGAGCATTAGTTGCTTTTCCTAGCACTGGTAGATAGGCTATTTAACTGGCATAAAAGCGTACTCAATTTACCATGTATTAATGCTAAAACGATTTTGCAACGTAAGATAAGATAAATGCCTGAACAATGAGATGAAACAGCGAATCATGTTGTACCGTAGGCTTAACTATACCGAAATGCCAATAGCTCCGTGGCTGTACCGGTCGCGTAGCCTTTAACACTTGTAGTTATGGCTCAGACAGAAAAAGGACTCAAATTCATCCGGGTACCTGCCTACACGCGCAGCTACCACGGCAAGACCATCACAGTGCCCGCCCACGTGCGTAGCACCCCTACTCACTGCCCTACCACCGAAAAAGTAAGGGTAGGAGAGAAGCAGTAGAAACGGTGTGTCATCCTGCGCAAGCTCAGGATGACAGAGAAAAAATAACGCAAAAAGGCCCGGAAGAATTTCTTCCGGGCCTTTCTTATTTAAAGCGTGTCAGCAATTACTTGCTGCCGTCCACTTCTTCATAATCTACATCGGTCACGTTGTCGGCACCTTGGGGCTGGCCTTGCTGGCCGTTGCCGCCGGGCTGACCACCGAAACCTTCTGCACCGGGTTGGCCTTGTGGGCCGCCCTGGGCGTACATTTCCTGCGAAGCAGCCTGCCAAGCAGCGTTGATGGCTTCCATCGCCGTGTCAATCTGCGCGAGGTCTTTGCTCTCGTGGGCCTTCTTGAGGTCGGCGAGGGCATTTTCAACGGCCGTTTTGTTGCCGCCGCTCAGCTTGTCGCCGTACTCTTTCAGTTGCTTTTCCGTCTGGAAAATCATCGAGTCAGCCTCGTTCACTTTCTTGATGCGGTCAGCTTCGGCGCGGTCGTTTGCTTCATTGGCTTTCGCCTCGTTGCGCATCCGCTCGATGTCAGCATCCGACAGACCCGACGAAGCTTCGATGCGAATCTTCTGCTCCTTGCCGGTGCCTTTGTCTTTTGCCGATACGTTCAGGATACCGTTAGCGTCGATGTCGAAGGTTACTTCGATCTGTGGTACGCCGCGGGGTGCTGGCGGAATGTCCGACAGGTGGAACTTACCAATGGTGCGGTTCTGCGAAGCCATCGGACGCTCGCCTTGCAATACGTGGATTTCCACCGAAGGCTGGTTGTCCGAAGCCGTAGAGAACGTCTCCGATTTCTTAGTAGGAATCGTAGTGTTCGACTCGATGAGCTTGGTCATCACGCCGCCCATCGTTTCGATACCCAGCGAAAGCGGGGTTACGTCGAGCAGCAGCACGTCTTTCACGTCGCCGGTCAGTACACCACCTTGGATGGCAGCGCCAATAGCTACTACCTCGTCGGGGTTTACGCCTTTGTTCGGCTTCTTGCCGAAGAACTTCTCTACCTCTTCCTGAATGCGCGGAATGCGGGTAGAACCACCCACGAGGATAACCTCGTCGATGTCCGAAGCCGACAGGCCAGCATCTTGCAGCGCCTTTTTGCAAGGCTCCATCGAACGACGCACGAGGTCGTCGGAGAGCTGCTCGAACTTAGCGCGGCTCAGCTTCACTACCAAGTGCTTAGGACCGGTAGCCGTAGCCGTAATGTAGGGTAGGTTGATTTCCGTCTCGTTCGACGACGACAGCTCAATCTTGGCTTTCTCAGCGGCTTCTTTCAAGCGCTGTAGGGCCAAGGGGTCATTGCGCAGGTCTAGGTTGTCGTTCTCTGCTTTGAACTGATCGGCTAGGAAGTTGATGATTACCTGGTCGAAGTCGTCACCACCGAGGTGGGTGTCACCGTTGGTGCTCAGTACTTCGAATACACCGTCGCCCAGCTCCAAAATCGAGATGTCGAAGGTACCACCACCCAGGTCGTACACAGCAATCTTCTCGTCTTTATGCTGCTTGTCGAGGCCATAGGCCAGAGCAGCGGCAGTAGGCTCGTTGATAATACGCTTCACGTCGAGGCCGGCAATAGCACCAGCTTCTTTGGTAGCCTGGCGCTGGGCATCGTTGAAGTACGCTGGAACCGTGATAACGGCCTCGGTTACGGTGGTACCGAGGTAGTCTTCAGCGGTTTGCTTCATTTTTTGCAGTACCATGGCCGAGATTTCCTGCGGCGTGTACTGCCGGTCGCCGATTTTCAC from Hymenobacter aerilatus harbors:
- a CDS encoding FAD-dependent monooxygenase yields the protein MHFLIIGAGIGGLTAAIALRRQGHTVQVYEAAPMLREVGAGVVLGLNAMRALHDLGLHETIRAAGSPITELHLVDQQGRQLNHTDTRPFSHRLGFENLGIHRAALQQALLRQLPSHCLTLACPFERFEVLTTGEVRAHFADGSQAVGHALLGADGIRSRVRRQLLPGTEPRYAGYTCWRAVVDATALRLPTGHAYETWGRTGRFGYVPLAHGQTYWFACINSAQPRNPRFQHFRAADLRRHFADFHAPVPQLLALTRDDQLLWNDITDLKPITHFAYGPVLLLGDAAHATTPNLGQGAGQAVEDAAILANCLANQADIREAFQTFEARRHARTTRIVRLSWQLGRVAQLESPTLVRLRNTIMRYVPASINQQQMAFLFEEGY
- a CDS encoding gluconate 2-dehydrogenase subunit 3 family protein — protein: MKRRDSLKAIGLTALSTGLLLDSCKSDTDNKQAATTKKAASEEDNAGREAFEVERNKKLHAETFFTKHEMATITVLGDIIIPKDEKSGSASDAGVPDFIEFIVKDIPTHQVPMRGGLRWLDVQCSNRYGKPFVECSQQQQLEMVTAIAYPMKAKPEMAPGVTFFNRMRDLTATGFFTSKIGIADIGYAGNAPNRWMGVPEDVLKQYGMENVKV
- a CDS encoding GMC family oxidoreductase; translated protein: MSTFEIKKSGTVYDAVIVGSGAGGGMAGYVLAHAGLKVLMLEAGAYFDPAKDAQQLKFPYESPRRGASTVRPFGDFDAAYGGWELEGEPYTTKDGTQFDWFRARMLGGRTNHWGRISLRMGPNDFKSHHIDGLTDDWPITYDEVKPFYDKIDRMIGIYGTVENLENEPDGIFLPPPKPRLNELFIKKGAEKAGVKVITGRGSVLTEALPDNKDRGACFFCGQCGRSCKVYGDFSASSCLVIPALKTGNLKLITNAMVREVLTDADGIATGVSYVDKETLQEYQVLGKTVILGASAGESARLLLNSVSARHPNGLANSSGVVGKYIHDSTGASLGGFLPQLMDRKRYNEDGVGSVHIYTPWWLDNKKLNFPRGYHIEYGGGMHMPSYGFGMGMHKLNGLVPDRDGNKKEAGGFGASLKDDYRRFYGTQVGMAGRGTAIARADNYCEIDKDVVDKYGIPVLKFHYKWTDAEVQQAKHMQETFQEIMHGMGAVITSKIPGPETNYGLEAPGRIIHEVGTVRMGDDPKKSALNKWCQAHDCRNLFVVDAAPFVQQGDKNATWTILALSMRTSEYILDQRKKLNV
- a CDS encoding 3-keto-disaccharide hydrolase, giving the protein MKFLVVSIATLIACSPLASAHKQPAGKKPQVLFDGKTTNGWHLYLKPTTTPAWKAVNGTLQLDPKAEGRGDLVTDKEYENFELALDWNITETGNSGIIFGVQEDPKFHATYQTGIEMQVLDNEKASDNKKANHLAGSLYDMKAPAKDVAKPAGQWNKVKLRKQDGHLTFWLNGTKIVETQMGSPEWNELINNSKFKTWKDFAAYPKGHIALQDHGHEVSFRNITITEL
- the dnaK gene encoding molecular chaperone DnaK — its product is MGKIIGIDLGTTNSCVAVMEGNEPVVIPNSEGRRTTPSIVAFLDNGKGERKVGDPAKRQAITNPTNTIASIKRFMGRSFSEVRGETDHVAYDVQGGSNNTVGVKIGDRQYTPQEISAMVLQKMKQTAEDYLGTTVTEAVITVPAYFNDAQRQATKEAGAIAGLDVKRIINEPTAAALAYGLDKQHKDEKIAVYDLGGGTFDISILELGDGVFEVLSTNGDTHLGGDDFDQVIINFLADQFKAENDNLDLRNDPLALQRLKEAAEKAKIELSSSNETEINLPYITATATGPKHLVVKLSRAKFEQLSDDLVRRSMEPCKKALQDAGLSASDIDEVILVGGSTRIPRIQEEVEKFFGKKPNKGVNPDEVVAIGAAIQGGVLTGDVKDVLLLDVTPLSLGIETMGGVMTKLIESNTTIPTKKSETFSTASDNQPSVEIHVLQGERPMASQNRTIGKFHLSDIPPAPRGVPQIEVTFDIDANGILNVSAKDKGTGKEQKIRIEASSGLSDADIERMRNEAKANEANDRAEADRIKKVNEADSMIFQTEKQLKEYGDKLSGGNKTAVENALADLKKAHESKDLAQIDTAMEAINAAWQAASQEMYAQGGPQGQPGAEGFGGQPGGNGQQGQPQGADNVTDVDYEEVDGSK